The Pseudomonas extremaustralis genome contains a region encoding:
- a CDS encoding DUF1244 domain-containing protein, protein MNDQQRLELEAAAFRRLVAHLDSRKDVQNIDLMNLAGFCRNCLSKWYKAEADARQIELSLDDAREVVYGMPYAEWKTQYQQEASAEQQAAFAKGKPHD, encoded by the coding sequence ATGAACGACCAACAACGCCTCGAACTCGAAGCCGCGGCCTTTCGCCGACTGGTGGCACACCTGGACAGCCGCAAGGATGTGCAGAACATCGACCTGATGAACCTGGCCGGCTTCTGCCGCAACTGCCTGTCCAAGTGGTACAAGGCCGAGGCCGACGCGCGCCAGATCGAGCTGAGCCTCGATGACGCCCGTGAAGTGGTGTACGGCATGCCGTACGCCGAGTGGAAAACCCAATACCAGCAAGAAGCCAGCGCCGAACAACAGGCGGCGTTTGCCAAAGGAAAACCCCATGACTGA
- the trxB gene encoding thioredoxin-disulfide reductase, giving the protein MSDTRHSRVIILGSGPAGYSAAVYAARANLKPLLITGMQAGGQLTTTTEVDNWPGDVHGLTGPALMERMKEHAERFETEIVFDHINKVDFSKKPYSLTGDNGVYTCDALIIATGASARYLGLPSEEAFMGKGVSACATCDGFFYRNKPVAVVGGGNTAVEEALYLANIASTVTLVHRRETFRAEKILIDKLNARVAEGKIILKLNATLDEVLGDNMGVTGARLKNNDGSFDELKVDGVFIAIGHTPNTSLFEGVLDAKDGYLVVQGGREGNATATNIEGIFAAGDVADHVYRQAITSAGAGCMAALDAERYLDNLQNA; this is encoded by the coding sequence ATGTCTGATACCCGTCATTCGCGAGTGATTATTCTCGGTTCCGGCCCTGCCGGTTACAGCGCTGCCGTCTACGCCGCCCGAGCCAACCTCAAGCCACTGCTGATCACCGGCATGCAGGCGGGCGGTCAGTTGACCACCACCACTGAAGTCGACAACTGGCCGGGCGATGTCCACGGTCTGACTGGCCCGGCGCTCATGGAGCGGATGAAAGAACACGCCGAGCGCTTTGAGACCGAGATCGTGTTCGATCACATCAACAAAGTCGACTTCTCGAAAAAGCCTTACAGCCTGACCGGCGACAATGGCGTCTACACCTGTGACGCGCTGATCATCGCCACCGGTGCCAGTGCCCGTTATCTGGGCCTGCCGTCGGAAGAAGCGTTCATGGGCAAGGGCGTTTCCGCCTGCGCCACCTGCGACGGTTTCTTCTATCGCAACAAGCCGGTCGCCGTGGTCGGTGGCGGCAACACCGCAGTGGAAGAAGCGCTGTACCTGGCCAACATCGCCAGCACCGTGACCCTGGTTCACCGCCGCGAGACCTTCCGCGCCGAGAAGATCCTGATCGACAAGCTCAATGCCCGTGTCGCTGAAGGCAAGATCATCCTCAAGCTCAATGCCACCCTGGACGAAGTCCTGGGCGACAACATGGGCGTGACCGGTGCGCGCTTGAAGAACAACGACGGCAGCTTCGATGAGCTGAAAGTCGACGGCGTGTTCATCGCCATCGGCCACACTCCGAACACTTCGCTGTTCGAAGGCGTGCTGGATGCCAAGGACGGTTACCTGGTGGTGCAGGGCGGCCGTGAAGGCAATGCCACCGCGACCAACATCGAAGGTATCTTCGCGGCCGGCGACGTGGCCGACCACGTGTACCGCCAAGCGATCACCTCGGCCGGTGCCGGCTGCATGGCGGCGCTGGATGCCGAGCGTTACCTCGACAATCTGCAGAACGCATAG
- a CDS encoding HopJ type III effector protein — protein MTDLNTLRASLDSGEHLFADTLAFIAAGYDYQPQAFTNGTVENAAGQNEGSCKTLGLALLEGLSDQQALLAFGEHYRSVLATPEGSDHGNIRALIEHGLAGVNFSAQPLTRKS, from the coding sequence ATGACTGACCTGAACACCCTGCGCGCCAGCCTCGACAGCGGCGAACATCTCTTCGCCGACACCCTGGCCTTCATCGCCGCCGGTTACGACTACCAGCCGCAAGCCTTCACCAACGGCACCGTGGAAAACGCCGCCGGCCAGAACGAAGGTTCGTGCAAGACCCTGGGCCTGGCCCTGCTGGAAGGCTTGAGCGATCAACAAGCCTTGCTGGCGTTTGGCGAGCATTACCGTTCGGTGCTGGCCACGCCCGAGGGCAGTGACCATGGCAATATCCGCGCGCTGATCGAGCACGGCCTGGCAGGCGTCAACTTCAGCGCACAGCCGCTGACCCGCAAATCCTGA
- the cysZ gene encoding sulfate transporter CysZ, whose amino-acid sequence MPAPVLSGPQYLREGLKLVLSPGLRMFVLLPLAINLVLFVGLIYFAGHQFSLWVDALMPTLPGWLSFLSYILWPLFVVLVVLMVFFTFTMLANIIAAPFNGFLAEKVEVVIRGTDDFPAFSWGELVAMVPRTLAREMRKLDYFLPRAIGLFILSFIPVVNLIAAPLWLLFGVWMMAIQYIDYPADNHKLGWNEMLAWLRQKRWQSMSFGGIVYLVLLVPVVNLLMMPAAVAGATLFWVREQGAEAMARQSVAKS is encoded by the coding sequence ATGCCCGCCCCTGTTCTTTCCGGTCCGCAATACCTGCGCGAAGGCCTCAAACTGGTGCTGAGCCCCGGCCTGCGTATGTTTGTGCTGCTGCCGCTGGCGATCAACCTGGTGCTGTTCGTCGGCTTGATTTATTTCGCCGGCCATCAGTTCAGCCTGTGGGTCGACGCCCTGATGCCGACGTTGCCCGGTTGGTTGAGCTTCCTCAGTTATATCCTGTGGCCGCTGTTCGTGGTGCTGGTGGTACTGATGGTGTTTTTCACCTTTACCATGCTCGCCAATATCATCGCAGCACCCTTCAACGGCTTTCTTGCCGAAAAGGTCGAGGTGGTCATACGCGGTACCGATGACTTCCCTGCGTTCAGTTGGGGCGAACTGGTGGCCATGGTGCCGCGCACCCTCGCGCGGGAAATGCGCAAGCTGGACTACTTCCTGCCACGGGCCATCGGCCTGTTCATCCTGTCGTTCATTCCAGTGGTCAACCTGATCGCTGCGCCGCTGTGGTTGCTGTTCGGGGTGTGGATGATGGCGATCCAATACATCGACTACCCGGCGGATAACCACAAGCTGGGCTGGAACGAAATGCTCGCCTGGCTGCGCCAGAAGCGCTGGCAGAGCATGAGCTTCGGCGGCATCGTTTACTTGGTGCTGCTGGTGCCGGTGGTCAACCTGCTGATGATGCCGGCGGCGGTGGCCGGGGCGACGTTGTTCTGGGTGCGCGAGCAGGGCGCCGAGGCGATGGCACGGCAAAGCGTGGCCAAGTCATAA